A single Micromonospora sp. CCTCC AA 2012012 DNA region contains:
- a CDS encoding FKBP-type peptidyl-prolyl cis-trans isomerase, producing MSERVQNRSAGQGPGSKAERRLAAQLAAKKAAEAKRRRQSILGAAAGVLAVVALVGGLVWMNSGDDDKKSTAAAPSAEATAPAQEQPTAPAPQQLPPGADPALAKEPKVGPGKGELTKLTVTTLIKGKGPAVKAGQQITTNYVGVLYKDGKQFDSSWSRGEPATFGIGVGQVIPGWDKGLVGVPVGSRVQLDIPAELAYGKTPPQGAPVGPLRFVVDVLAAQ from the coding sequence GTGAGCGAGCGCGTGCAGAACCGGTCGGCGGGCCAGGGCCCGGGCAGCAAGGCGGAACGGCGGCTCGCCGCCCAGCTGGCGGCGAAGAAGGCCGCCGAGGCGAAGCGCCGCCGGCAGTCGATCCTGGGTGCGGCCGCCGGTGTCCTCGCGGTGGTGGCGCTGGTGGGCGGCCTGGTCTGGATGAACAGCGGCGACGACGACAAGAAGTCGACGGCCGCCGCCCCGTCGGCGGAGGCCACCGCGCCGGCCCAGGAGCAGCCCACCGCCCCCGCTCCGCAGCAGCTCCCGCCGGGGGCCGACCCGGCGCTGGCGAAGGAGCCGAAGGTCGGCCCCGGCAAGGGTGAGCTGACCAAGCTGACGGTGACCACCCTGATCAAGGGGAAGGGCCCGGCGGTGAAGGCCGGCCAGCAGATCACCACCAACTACGTGGGCGTGCTCTACAAGGACGGGAAGCAGTTCGACTCGTCGTGGAGCCGGGGCGAGCCGGCCACCTTCGGCATCGGCGTCGGCCAGGTCATCCCGGGCTGGGACAAGGGCCTCGTCGGGGTGCCGGTGGGCAGCCGGGTGCAGCTCGACATCCCAGCCGAGCTGGCATACGGCAAGACCCCGCCGCAGGGTGCCCCGGTCGGCCCGCTGCGCTTCGTCGTCGACGTGCTCGCCGCCCAGTAG
- a CDS encoding SCO6745 family protein translates to MDDDLGLARVMWTQFESVHSVTYFHPRARAAYEAVGLRGYWRGYFAGRTAPLGAVEAPPVIAVFFNFAPRMVERALPSVWRLATPAEALRARLTGAVQALAEFTYELPESHLVEAAELLEAAAGEVEVAGRVLGAANAALPAGEYPLARLWQAATTLREHRGDGHVGALVSTGLDPVEVLAWRCRVDQSREFHRMARGWTDEEWAAAEDRLVDRGWLTADRAPTPHGTDAFRAVEEATDRAAAGPWRALGAERTERLRELLDPIVRRCRTIIPRQSPMGRPAAEETPAPAR, encoded by the coding sequence CTGGACGACGACCTCGGGCTGGCCCGGGTGATGTGGACGCAGTTCGAGTCCGTCCACTCGGTGACCTACTTCCATCCGCGCGCCCGCGCCGCGTACGAGGCGGTCGGGTTGCGCGGGTACTGGCGGGGCTACTTCGCCGGCCGGACCGCGCCGCTCGGGGCCGTCGAGGCACCGCCGGTGATCGCCGTCTTCTTCAACTTCGCCCCGCGCATGGTGGAGCGGGCGTTGCCGTCGGTGTGGCGGCTGGCCACCCCGGCGGAGGCGCTGCGCGCCCGGCTCACCGGGGCGGTGCAGGCGCTCGCCGAGTTCACCTACGAGCTGCCCGAGTCGCACCTGGTCGAGGCGGCCGAGCTGCTGGAGGCCGCAGCCGGCGAGGTGGAGGTCGCCGGCCGGGTGCTCGGCGCCGCGAACGCGGCCCTGCCGGCCGGGGAATATCCGCTGGCCCGGCTCTGGCAGGCCGCGACGACGCTGCGCGAGCACCGCGGTGACGGGCACGTCGGCGCGCTGGTGTCGACCGGGCTGGACCCGGTGGAGGTGCTGGCCTGGCGGTGCCGGGTGGACCAGTCCCGCGAGTTCCACCGGATGGCCCGTGGCTGGACCGACGAGGAGTGGGCGGCGGCCGAGGACCGGCTGGTCGACAGGGGCTGGCTGACCGCCGACCGGGCACCGACCCCGCACGGCACGGACGCCTTCCGGGCCGTCGAGGAGGCCACCGACCGGGCGGCGGCCGGGCCCTGGCGGGCGCTGGGCGCGGAGCGTACGGAGCGGCTGCGTGAGCTGCTCGACCCGATCGTGCGCCGCTGCCGGACGATCATCCCGAGGCAGAGCCCGATGGGCCGGCCGGCCGCCGAGGAGACCCCGGCACCCGCGCGCTGA
- a CDS encoding HAD family hydrolase, translating to MVDAVIFDLDGVLVDSEPVWEEVRRAYVAARGGTWQPDTQRRLMGMSTGEWAAYLSGELGVDRGPEQVAAEVVAEMTRRYAQRVPLIDDADAVVRRLAARWPLGLASSSPTRLIAAALAAAGLTDAFGATLSTEETARGKPAPDVWLAVADRLGVDPARCVAVEDSSNGVRSAAAAGMRVVAIPHGSYPLDPDAQELAAALLPSVDALTPDVVERAACS from the coding sequence GTGGTGGATGCGGTGATCTTCGACCTGGACGGCGTGCTCGTCGACTCCGAGCCGGTCTGGGAGGAGGTCCGGCGGGCGTACGTCGCCGCGCGCGGCGGCACGTGGCAGCCGGACACCCAGCGTCGGCTGATGGGCATGAGCACCGGCGAGTGGGCCGCCTACCTGAGCGGCGAGCTGGGCGTCGACCGGGGCCCCGAGCAGGTCGCCGCCGAGGTGGTCGCGGAGATGACCCGGCGGTACGCGCAGCGCGTACCGCTGATCGACGACGCCGACGCGGTGGTGCGCCGGCTGGCCGCGCGGTGGCCGCTGGGGCTGGCCAGCTCCTCCCCCACCCGGCTGATCGCGGCGGCGCTGGCCGCCGCCGGCCTGACCGACGCCTTCGGGGCGACCCTGTCGACCGAGGAGACGGCGCGCGGCAAGCCGGCCCCGGACGTGTGGCTGGCGGTGGCGGACCGGCTCGGCGTCGACCCGGCGCGTTGCGTGGCGGTCGAGGACTCCTCCAACGGGGTGCGCTCGGCGGCGGCGGCCGGCATGCGGGTGGTGGCGATTCCGCACGGGTCCTACCCGCTGGATCCGGACGCGCAGGAACTGGCGGCGGCGCTGCTGCCGTCGGTCGACGCGCTCACTCCCGACGTGGTGGAACGCGCGGCTTGCTCCTGA